From Haloglomus litoreum, the proteins below share one genomic window:
- the rpl4p gene encoding 50S ribosomal protein L4, translating to MEATVRDLDGADDGSIELPDVFETVHRPDLIKRAVLAAQANRRQDYGTDEFAGLRTPAESPGSGRGMAHVPRQNGVAKRVPQTVGGRVAHPPKAEKDRTLDINDKERQLAVRSALAATTDGDLVAERGHDFDDDVEFPLVVSDEFEDLQKTQEALGVLEALGVARDVERADAGRKVRAGKGKGRGRKYKQPKSVLVVTSEEPSRAARNLAGVDVATADEVNAEDLAPGTHAGRLTLFTESAIEEVSGR from the coding sequence ATGGAAGCAACAGTACGCGACCTGGACGGCGCGGACGACGGCAGCATCGAGCTGCCCGACGTGTTCGAGACGGTCCACCGACCGGACCTCATCAAGCGAGCCGTGCTCGCCGCCCAGGCCAACCGACGACAGGACTACGGTACCGACGAGTTCGCGGGCCTGCGGACGCCCGCCGAGTCCCCCGGCTCCGGCCGCGGGATGGCGCACGTCCCCCGGCAGAACGGCGTCGCGAAGCGCGTCCCCCAGACGGTGGGCGGCCGCGTGGCGCACCCGCCGAAGGCCGAGAAGGACCGCACGCTCGACATCAACGACAAGGAGCGCCAGCTCGCCGTTCGCTCGGCGCTGGCGGCCACCACGGACGGCGACCTCGTGGCCGAGCGCGGCCACGACTTCGACGACGACGTCGAGTTCCCGCTCGTCGTCTCGGACGAGTTCGAGGACCTGCAGAAGACCCAGGAGGCCCTGGGCGTGCTGGAGGCCCTCGGCGTCGCTCGTGACGTCGAGCGCGCCGACGCGGGCCGCAAGGTCCGCGCCGGCAAGGGCAAGGGCCGCGGCCGGAAGTACAAGCAGCCCAAGTCCGTGCTCGTCGTGACCAGCGAGGAGCCGTCGCGCGCCGCCCGCAACCTCGCGGGCGTCGACGTCGCGACGGCCGACGAGGTCAACGCCGAGGACCTCGCGCCCGGCACGCACGCGGGCCGCCTGACGCTGTTCACCGAGTCCGCCATCGAGGAGGTGAGCGGTCGATGA
- a CDS encoding 50S ribosomal protein L23: MTGDVVKHPLVTEKAMNKMDFENKLEFVCDMGATKDEIATAVEDRFDVRVVDVNTQNTMQGHKKATITLHEDDDAQDVASRVGVF, from the coding sequence ATGACGGGCGACGTCGTCAAGCACCCGCTCGTCACGGAGAAGGCGATGAACAAGATGGACTTCGAGAACAAGCTCGAGTTCGTCTGTGACATGGGCGCGACCAAGGACGAGATCGCGACGGCCGTCGAGGACCGCTTCGACGTCCGCGTCGTGGACGTCAACACGCAGAACACGATGCAGGGCCACAAGAAGGCGACCATCACGCTACACGAGGACGACGACGCACAGGACGTCGCGTCCCGCGTGGGGGTGTTCTAG
- a CDS encoding 50S ribosomal protein L2, which yields MGRRIQGQRRGRGTPTFRAPSHRYKADLSHRKVEDGDVVAGEVVDIEHDPARSAPVADVQFEDGDRRLVLAPEGIAVGDTLQLGVSAEVAPGNTLPLAEIPEGVPVCNVERQPGDGGKFARASGVSADLLTHDRNAAVVQLPSGEVRRLSPDCRATIGVVAGGGRTEKPFVKAGNKYHKMRARGGKYPTVRGVAMNAVDHPFGGGGRQHPGKPKSISRNAPPGRKVGDISSRRTGRGGKGGRDKS from the coding sequence ATGGGGCGTCGCATCCAGGGCCAGCGGCGTGGGCGCGGTACCCCCACGTTCCGTGCGCCCTCGCACCGCTACAAGGCGGACCTCTCCCACCGGAAGGTGGAGGACGGCGACGTGGTCGCCGGGGAGGTCGTCGACATCGAGCACGACCCTGCCCGGTCGGCGCCGGTCGCGGACGTCCAGTTCGAGGACGGCGACCGCCGGCTCGTGCTCGCCCCCGAGGGCATCGCCGTCGGGGACACGCTCCAGCTCGGCGTCTCCGCCGAGGTGGCACCCGGGAACACGCTCCCGCTGGCCGAGATCCCCGAGGGGGTCCCGGTCTGCAACGTCGAGCGCCAGCCCGGTGACGGTGGGAAGTTCGCGCGCGCCTCCGGCGTCAGCGCGGACCTGCTGACCCACGACCGCAACGCGGCCGTGGTCCAGCTCCCCTCCGGCGAGGTCCGACGCCTCAGCCCGGACTGTCGGGCCACCATCGGCGTGGTCGCCGGCGGCGGCCGGACGGAGAAGCCGTTCGTCAAGGCCGGCAACAAGTACCACAAGATGCGTGCCCGCGGTGGGAAGTACCCCACCGTCCGTGGTGTGGCGATGAACGCCGTCGACCACCCGTTCGGTGGCGGCGGCCGCCAGCACCCGGGCAAGCCGAAGAGCATCTCCCGGAACGCCCCGCCGGGACGCAAGGTCGGTGACATCTCCTCGCGACGGACGGGTCGCGGGGGCAAAGGGGGCCGAGACAAGTCATGA
- a CDS encoding 30S ribosomal protein S19 gives MSSEYQIGRDKDEEFTYRGHTLDELQDMSLEDVAELLPARQRRSITRGLTTEQEKLLEDAREAEEEATANDPIRTHLRDMPIVPEMVGLTFEVYNGHEFDRVLVEPEMLGHYLGEFVLTRTSVEHGQAGIGATRSSKFVPLK, from the coding sequence ATGAGTTCCGAATACCAGATCGGCCGCGACAAGGACGAGGAGTTCACGTACCGCGGTCACACGCTCGACGAGCTGCAGGACATGAGCCTGGAGGACGTCGCCGAACTGCTACCCGCCCGCCAGCGGCGGAGCATCACCCGAGGGCTGACGACCGAGCAGGAGAAGCTGCTCGAGGACGCCCGCGAGGCCGAGGAGGAGGCCACGGCCAACGACCCGATCCGGACGCACCTGCGTGACATGCCGATCGTCCCCGAGATGGTCGGCCTCACCTTCGAGGTGTACAACGGTCACGAGTTCGACCGCGTCCTGGTCGAGCCGGAGATGCTGGGCCACTACCTGGGCGAGTTCGTCCTCACCCGCACCTCGGTCGAACACGGCCAGGCCGGCATCGGCGCGACCCGGTCCTCGAAGTTCGTGCCCCTCAAGTAA
- a CDS encoding 50S ribosomal protein L22 — MGISYSVDADPDSTAKAMLRERHMSHKHSKEIAREIKGMTAGDAVDYLEQVIAGERSVPFKSHNSGVGHRNDIDGWDAGRYPEKASKAFLDLLENAIGNADHQGFDGETMAIMHVAAHKVGESPGRKPRAFGRASEWNTPQVDVEMILTQEEDE, encoded by the coding sequence ATGGGAATCAGCTACTCGGTCGACGCCGACCCGGACTCGACGGCCAAAGCGATGCTCCGGGAGCGGCACATGAGCCACAAGCACAGCAAGGAGATCGCCCGCGAGATCAAGGGCATGACGGCCGGCGACGCCGTCGATTACCTCGAACAGGTGATCGCCGGCGAGCGCTCGGTCCCGTTCAAGTCCCACAACTCCGGGGTCGGTCACCGCAACGACATCGATGGCTGGGACGCGGGGCGCTACCCCGAGAAGGCCAGTAAGGCCTTCCTCGACCTGCTCGAGAACGCCATCGGCAACGCCGACCACCAGGGATTCGACGGCGAGACCATGGCCATCATGCACGTCGCCGCCCACAAGGTGGGCGAGTCCCCGGGGCGTAAGCCGCGCGCCTTCGGCCGCGCCTCCGAGTGGAACACCCCGCAGGTCGACGTCGAGATGATCCTGACCCAGGAGGAGGACGAATAA
- a CDS encoding 30S ribosomal protein S3, which produces MADEHQFIENGLERTQIDEFFKSELSRAGYGGMDVAQTPMGTQIVLKAEKPGMVIGKGGKNIRKITSELESRFDMDDPQIDVQEVDEPDLNAQIVADRLANALERGWYFRKAGHTTIDRIMESGAKGAEIVLSGKVTGARSRVEKFNRGYIKHNGEPAETVVDHGQGVAVMKLGTIGVDVKIIGPDAELPDDFEVYEDVEVEDYIEEPDESVEELLEGEGDAPEDAGMAGEGEPEDLAETTEGDAADVEEEVLDEVGEEEVLEDEEEPAPAVEPDEEIEDELEELEESVEEEADDLMEQMPDEADEGAQAPADDEDEPDEEGEQ; this is translated from the coding sequence ATGGCAGACGAGCACCAGTTCATCGAGAACGGCCTCGAACGGACCCAGATCGACGAGTTCTTCAAGTCCGAACTGTCCCGAGCGGGCTACGGCGGCATGGACGTCGCCCAGACCCCGATGGGGACCCAGATCGTCCTCAAGGCCGAGAAGCCCGGGATGGTCATCGGCAAGGGCGGGAAGAACATCCGGAAGATCACGTCCGAGCTGGAGTCCCGGTTCGACATGGACGACCCGCAGATCGACGTCCAGGAGGTCGACGAGCCGGACCTCAACGCGCAGATCGTCGCCGACCGGCTGGCGAACGCCCTGGAGCGTGGCTGGTACTTCCGGAAGGCCGGCCACACGACCATCGACCGCATCATGGAGTCCGGCGCGAAGGGCGCCGAGATCGTCCTGAGCGGGAAGGTCACGGGGGCGCGCTCGCGCGTCGAGAAGTTCAACCGTGGCTACATCAAGCACAACGGCGAGCCCGCCGAGACCGTGGTCGACCACGGCCAGGGTGTCGCGGTGATGAAGCTCGGCACCATCGGTGTCGACGTGAAGATCATCGGCCCCGACGCCGAGCTCCCCGACGACTTCGAGGTCTACGAGGACGTCGAGGTAGAGGACTACATCGAGGAGCCCGACGAGAGCGTCGAGGAGCTGCTCGAGGGCGAGGGCGACGCACCCGAGGACGCCGGCATGGCCGGCGAGGGCGAGCCCGAGGACCTCGCCGAGACCACCGAGGGCGACGCCGCCGATGTCGAGGAGGAGGTCCTCGACGAGGTCGGGGAAGAGGAGGTCCTCGAGGACGAGGAGGAGCCGGCTCCGGCCGTCGAGCCCGACGAGGAGATCGAGGACGAGCTCGAGGAGCTCGAGGAGTCCGTCGAGGAGGAGGCCGACGACCTGATGGAGCAGATGCCCGACGAGGCCGACGAGGGCGCACAGGCTCCCGCGGACGACGAGGACGAGCCCGACGAGGAGGGTGAGCAATGA
- the rpmC gene encoding 50S ribosomal protein L29: protein MTILHVEEIRDMTPAERESELDELETELLNARAVQAAGGAPDNPGRIPEIRKAIARIKTIQNEESE from the coding sequence ATGACCATCCTGCACGTCGAGGAGATCCGCGACATGACGCCCGCCGAGCGCGAATCCGAGCTCGACGAGCTCGAGACGGAGCTCCTGAACGCGCGGGCCGTACAGGCGGCCGGTGGCGCGCCGGACAACCCCGGGCGGATCCCGGAGATCCGGAAGGCCATCGCCCGCATCAAGACGATCCAGAACGAGGAGAGCGAGTGA
- a CDS encoding ribonuclease P protein component 1 — protein MLTPETLPRHELTGLPVRVADATHDGYVGIAGRVVEETERTLLVESGDAGGADAAAPRAASGTSGASVRQVPKAAATFEFRLPDDASDDASARHGGAREADQFVTVAGERLVARPARRTEHRGDSIWR, from the coding sequence ATGCTGACCCCCGAGACCCTGCCGCGCCACGAACTCACCGGCCTCCCGGTCCGCGTCGCCGACGCCACCCACGACGGGTACGTCGGTATCGCGGGTCGCGTGGTCGAGGAGACCGAGCGGACGCTGCTCGTCGAGAGCGGCGACGCCGGCGGTGCGGACGCAGCGGCGCCACGCGCCGCGAGCGGGACTTCGGGGGCCAGCGTGCGGCAGGTCCCGAAGGCGGCGGCGACGTTCGAGTTCCGCCTGCCCGACGACGCGAGCGATGACGCCTCGGCGCGCCACGGCGGCGCGCGGGAGGCCGACCAGTTCGTGACCGTGGCGGGCGAGCGACTCGTCGCTCGGCCGGCCCGACGGACCGAACATAGAGGTGATTCGATATGGCGCTAG
- a CDS encoding 30S ribosomal protein S17, whose product MALGLNATEPEAACADPNCPFHGELSVRGGVIEGQVASTDMDKTVVVEREYDVQVPKYDRLMKRRSRVSAHHPPCLEVEVGDTVRIAETRPLSKTKSHVVIDIEEGDA is encoded by the coding sequence ATGGCGCTAGGACTGAACGCAACCGAACCTGAGGCGGCCTGTGCCGACCCCAACTGTCCCTTCCACGGCGAACTGTCCGTGCGGGGCGGGGTCATCGAGGGACAGGTCGCTTCGACAGACATGGACAAGACCGTCGTCGTCGAGCGGGAGTACGACGTGCAGGTCCCGAAGTACGACCGGCTGATGAAGCGCCGGTCCCGGGTCTCCGCACACCACCCGCCGTGCCTCGAGGTAGAGGTCGGCGACACGGTCCGTATCGCAGAGACACGACCGCTCTCGAAGACGAAGAGCCACGTCGTGATAGACATCGAGGAGGGTGACGCCTGA
- a CDS encoding 50S ribosomal protein L14, protein MEALNADVTPGLEKGSLIRCADNTGARELKVISVSGYSGAKNRHPKAGLGDKVTVSVTKGTPEMRRQVLPAVVIRQRKPIRRPDGTRVKFEDNAAVIVDENEDPRGTELKGPIAREVAERFGSIASTATMIV, encoded by the coding sequence ATGGAGGCACTCAACGCCGACGTCACGCCCGGCCTGGAGAAGGGCTCGCTCATCCGGTGTGCGGACAACACCGGCGCCCGCGAGCTGAAGGTCATCAGCGTGTCGGGCTACTCCGGCGCGAAGAACCGACACCCGAAGGCCGGTCTGGGTGACAAGGTGACGGTCTCCGTCACGAAGGGCACCCCGGAGATGCGACGGCAGGTCCTGCCCGCCGTCGTCATCCGGCAGCGCAAGCCCATCCGTCGTCCCGACGGCACCCGCGTCAAGTTCGAGGACAACGCGGCGGTCATCGTCGACGAGAACGAGGACCCCCGCGGGACCGAACTGAAGGGCCCCATCGCCCGCGAAGTGGCCGAGCGGTTCGGCTCCATCGCGTCCACCGCGACGATGATAGTATGA
- the rplX gene encoding 50S ribosomal protein L24, translated as MSKQPSKQRTRQRRAPLHEKQKQVRAHLSEDLREEYGQRSVRVNAGDTVEVQRGDFAGETGEVVDVDLRSATINVEDVTVEKADGEEVPRDLDASNLVVTDLDLEDDLREERLNRAESDDDEVSDE; from the coding sequence ATGAGCAAGCAGCCATCCAAACAGCGGACACGACAGCGACGTGCGCCGCTCCACGAGAAGCAGAAGCAGGTCCGAGCCCACCTCTCGGAGGACCTCCGCGAGGAGTACGGGCAGCGGTCCGTCCGCGTCAACGCGGGCGACACCGTCGAGGTCCAGCGTGGCGACTTCGCCGGCGAGACCGGCGAGGTCGTCGACGTCGACCTCCGGTCGGCGACCATCAACGTCGAGGACGTGACCGTCGAGAAGGCCGACGGGGAGGAGGTTCCCCGTGACCTCGACGCGTCGAACCTCGTCGTGACCGACCTCGACCTCGAGGACGACCTGCGCGAGGAGCGGCTGAACCGAGCGGAAAGCGACGATGACGAGGTGAGCGACGAATGA
- a CDS encoding 30S ribosomal protein S4e translates to MTRHQKRLSVPKSWPVERKTAAYTVKADAGPHGESGVPLLIVLRDVLGYADSRKEARYALDQDNVLINGQAASDEERPIGMFDIVEFTERDEHYRVFPDEGGRLALTAIDAESAGSRLGKVVGKTHEAGGETQLTLHDGATLRTGDDQISPNDSVVVSNDDKSIVAHFPYEEGALVTAVRGSHAGEIGRIDEIQVTPGSSKNNVLIEGDDGRFETVEDYVVVIDENFTSDEGDEPDADVTTGGDEDDPQSADADEAELDESDDAEEVSDDE, encoded by the coding sequence ATGACGCGCCACCAGAAGCGGCTCTCCGTCCCGAAGTCGTGGCCCGTCGAGCGGAAGACGGCCGCCTACACGGTCAAGGCCGACGCTGGCCCGCACGGCGAGAGCGGGGTTCCCCTGCTCATCGTCCTGCGCGACGTGCTCGGCTACGCCGACTCCCGGAAGGAGGCCCGCTACGCCCTCGACCAGGACAACGTCCTGATCAACGGCCAGGCGGCCTCCGACGAGGAGCGTCCCATCGGGATGTTCGACATCGTGGAGTTCACCGAGCGCGACGAGCACTACCGCGTCTTCCCCGACGAGGGCGGTCGGCTCGCGCTGACCGCTATCGACGCCGAGAGCGCGGGCTCGCGGCTCGGCAAGGTCGTCGGCAAGACCCACGAGGCGGGCGGCGAGACGCAGCTCACGCTGCACGACGGCGCCACCCTCCGGACCGGTGACGACCAGATCTCGCCCAACGACTCCGTCGTCGTCTCGAACGACGACAAGTCCATCGTGGCGCACTTCCCGTACGAGGAGGGTGCGCTGGTGACGGCCGTTCGCGGCAGTCACGCCGGCGAGATCGGTCGGATCGACGAGATCCAGGTCACGCCCGGTTCCTCGAAGAACAACGTCCTCATCGAGGGCGACGACGGCCGCTTCGAGACGGTCGAGGACTACGTCGTCGTCATCGACGAGAACTTCACCTCGGACGAGGGCGACGAGCCCGACGCCGACGTCACCACCGGCGGCGACGAGGACGACCCGCAGTCGGCGGACGCCGACGAGGCCGAACTCGACGAGTCCGACGACGCCGAGGAGGTGAGCGACGATGAGTAG
- a CDS encoding 50S ribosomal protein L5 → MSSEAEGGEFHEMRKPRIEKVVVHMGVGEGGRELANAEEILAEVAGQEPVRTTAKGTIAAFGVREGDPIGAKVTLRDDLAREFLETALPLVELSEHQFDEYGNFSFGVEEHTDFPSQEYDPSIGIYGLDVTVNLVRPGYRVRKRDKAASDIPPRHRLDAADAVAFVETEFDAEVNE, encoded by the coding sequence ATGAGTAGCGAGGCCGAGGGCGGCGAGTTCCACGAGATGCGCAAGCCGCGCATCGAGAAGGTCGTCGTCCACATGGGCGTCGGCGAGGGTGGGCGCGAGCTCGCCAACGCCGAGGAGATCCTCGCCGAGGTGGCGGGGCAGGAACCCGTTCGGACGACCGCGAAGGGCACCATCGCCGCGTTCGGCGTCCGCGAGGGCGACCCGATCGGTGCGAAGGTGACACTCCGCGACGACCTGGCCCGCGAGTTCCTCGAGACGGCGCTGCCGCTTGTGGAGCTGTCCGAGCACCAGTTCGACGAGTACGGCAACTTCTCGTTCGGGGTCGAGGAGCACACCGACTTCCCGAGCCAGGAGTACGACCCGAGCATCGGTATCTACGGGCTGGACGTGACGGTCAACCTCGTCCGTCCGGGCTACCGGGTCCGCAAGCGCGACAAGGCAGCGAGCGACATCCCGCCGCGACACCGCCTCGATGCGGCCGACGCGGTGGCGTTCGTCGAGACCGAGTTCGACGCGGAGGTCAACGAATGA
- a CDS encoding 30S ribosomal protein S14, with the protein MSESETEGEHEEPTGENAAKRTGAQEACQRCGREQGLVGKYDIWLCRQCFREIARGMGFEKYN; encoded by the coding sequence ATGAGCGAGAGCGAGACCGAAGGAGAACACGAGGAACCCACCGGCGAGAACGCCGCGAAGCGCACCGGCGCGCAGGAGGCCTGCCAGCGGTGCGGTCGCGAGCAGGGCCTGGTCGGCAAGTACGACATCTGGCTCTGCCGGCAGTGCTTCCGCGAGATCGCCCGCGGCATGGGGTTCGAGAAGTACAACTGA
- a CDS encoding 30S ribosomal protein S8 → MTGNDPLAAALSGIDNAERVGHLTHEVEPASNEIGSVLEVFYDRGYVDGFQYVDDGKAGQFEVELKGAINRCGAVKPRYSAGADEYERWEKRFLPARDYGALVVTTSQGVMSHYEAREAGIGGQVIAYVY, encoded by the coding sequence ATGACAGGAAACGATCCACTGGCCGCCGCGCTGTCCGGCATCGACAACGCCGAGCGCGTCGGTCACCTGACACACGAGGTCGAGCCCGCCTCGAACGAGATCGGCTCCGTGCTCGAGGTCTTCTACGACCGCGGGTACGTCGACGGCTTCCAGTACGTCGACGACGGGAAGGCCGGTCAGTTCGAGGTCGAACTGAAGGGTGCCATCAACCGGTGTGGCGCGGTGAAGCCGCGCTACTCGGCGGGCGCCGACGAGTACGAGCGCTGGGAGAAGCGGTTCCTCCCGGCCCGTGACTACGGCGCGCTCGTCGTCACCACCTCACAGGGGGTCATGTCCCACTACGAGGCCCGCGAGGCCGGCATCGGTGGCCAGGTCATCGCATACGTATACTGA
- a CDS encoding 50S ribosomal protein L6 — MTTRIELDVPEDVDASMDHLDLTVEGPNGSVTRKLWYPDIDVAVEDGQVVITSEEDDAKTDATAGTFESHVRNMFHGVTEGWEYSMEVFYSHFPMQVKVEGDEVVISNFLGEKAPRRTPVRGDTEVEVDGEEVRLRGSDIEAVGQTAADIEQLTRVNDKDNRVFQDGVYITSKPSRGDA, encoded by the coding sequence ATGACAACACGCATCGAACTAGACGTACCCGAGGACGTCGACGCCTCGATGGACCATCTCGACCTCACGGTCGAGGGGCCCAACGGGAGCGTCACGCGCAAGCTCTGGTACCCGGACATCGACGTCGCCGTCGAGGACGGTCAGGTCGTCATCACCTCGGAAGAGGACGACGCGAAGACCGACGCCACCGCCGGCACGTTCGAGTCCCACGTGCGGAACATGTTCCACGGGGTGACCGAGGGCTGGGAGTACAGCATGGAGGTCTTCTACTCCCACTTCCCGATGCAGGTGAAGGTCGAGGGCGACGAGGTCGTCATCTCGAACTTCCTCGGCGAGAAGGCACCCCGCCGGACGCCCGTCCGCGGCGACACGGAGGTCGAGGTGGACGGCGAGGAGGTACGGCTCCGCGGCAGCGACATCGAGGCGGTGGGCCAGACGGCCGCCGACATCGAGCAGCTGACCCGCGTGAACGACAAGGACAACCGCGTCTTCCAGGACGGAGTCTACATCACCAGCAAGCCGTCCCGAGGTGACGCCTGA
- a CDS encoding 50S ribosomal protein L32e, whose product MDEDEPEDDEEFQFGDEDDEETAESESESEAEADEEYTDLTDISGVGNAKAAALEGAGYETVEDIKRASQSDLAEVDGIGNALAARIKADVGGLEVSEETEAEVEADEEEAPEEEDVETELRPRGHADKTPDLSEQEERLLAQRKRVGKPQFYRQDYHKKKRTPTSWRRPRGGLSKQRRGIKGKGDTVEAGFRTPKAVRGKHPSGFEEVRVMNVDDLEGIDEDREAARIGSTVGARKRERIEEEAEDRGIRVLNPTYVEVEIE is encoded by the coding sequence ATGGACGAAGACGAGCCCGAGGACGACGAGGAGTTCCAGTTCGGCGACGAGGACGACGAGGAGACGGCGGAATCCGAGTCCGAGTCCGAAGCGGAGGCCGACGAGGAGTACACCGACCTGACCGACATCAGCGGCGTCGGGAACGCGAAGGCCGCGGCCCTCGAGGGCGCGGGCTACGAGACGGTCGAGGACATCAAGCGGGCCTCCCAGTCCGACCTCGCGGAGGTCGACGGCATCGGCAACGCGCTCGCCGCGCGTATCAAGGCCGACGTCGGCGGCCTGGAGGTCTCCGAGGAGACCGAGGCCGAGGTCGAGGCCGACGAGGAGGAGGCCCCCGAGGAGGAGGACGTCGAGACGGAGCTCCGACCTCGCGGCCACGCCGACAAGACGCCCGACCTGTCCGAGCAGGAGGAACGGCTGCTGGCCCAGCGCAAGCGCGTGGGCAAGCCGCAGTTCTACCGCCAGGACTACCACAAGAAGAAGCGGACGCCGACCTCGTGGCGCCGTCCCCGCGGTGGCCTGTCGAAGCAGCGACGGGGCATCAAGGGGAAGGGCGACACGGTCGAGGCCGGCTTCCGGACGCCGAAGGCGGTGCGCGGCAAGCACCCCTCGGGCTTCGAGGAGGTCCGCGTGATGAACGTGGACGACCTCGAGGGTATCGACGAGGACCGCGAGGCCGCCCGGATCGGCTCCACCGTCGGTGCCCGCAAGCGCGAGCGCATCGAGGAGGAGGCCGAGGACCGCGGCATCCGCGTCCTCAATCCGACCTACGTGGAGGTGGAGATCGAATGA
- a CDS encoding 50S ribosomal protein L19e — translation MTDLKAQKRLAADVLDVGKNRVKFDPDRQADLADAITRDDVRELIEEGAIRVEPKQGNSRGRARERAKKRAYGHRKGQGSRKGKAGGRNNEKDEWRSKIRAQRRRLRKYRQNDELTPAEYRQLYRMAGGGEFDSVADVERYVRANYEVDD, via the coding sequence ATGACGGACCTCAAGGCACAGAAGCGACTGGCCGCCGACGTCCTCGACGTCGGCAAGAACCGTGTGAAGTTCGACCCGGACCGCCAGGCGGACCTCGCCGATGCGATCACGCGCGACGACGTGCGTGAACTCATCGAGGAGGGCGCCATCCGCGTCGAGCCCAAGCAGGGCAACAGCCGTGGCCGTGCCCGCGAGCGCGCGAAGAAGCGCGCGTACGGGCACCGCAAGGGCCAGGGCTCCCGCAAGGGCAAGGCCGGCGGTCGGAACAACGAGAAGGACGAGTGGCGGAGCAAGATCCGGGCCCAGCGGCGACGGCTCCGGAAGTACCGCCAGAACGACGAACTGACCCCCGCCGAGTACCGCCAGCTGTACAGGATGGCGGGCGGCGGCGAGTTCGACTCGGTCGCGGACGTGGAGCGGTACGTCCGGGCCAACTACGAGGTGGATGACTGA
- a CDS encoding 50S ribosomal protein L18, translated as MATGPRYKVPMRRRRESRTNYHQRLRLLKSGKPRLVARKSNQHTRAQLVVRGAQGDNTVASATSNDLQDFGWEAPTGNLPAAYLTGLLAGKRALEAGLEEAVLDIGLNTATPGNKAFAVQEGAIDAGLEIPHSDDVFAEWPRTRGEHIAEYAEMRDEPLYSGDFDATELPDHFDTVRETIMEDINE; from the coding sequence ATGGCGACAGGACCACGATACAAGGTGCCGATGCGGCGTCGGCGCGAATCCAGGACGAACTACCACCAGCGGTTGCGCCTGCTGAAATCCGGCAAGCCGCGGCTGGTCGCTCGAAAGAGCAACCAGCACACCAGGGCGCAGCTGGTCGTGCGTGGTGCACAGGGGGACAACACGGTCGCATCCGCGACCTCGAACGACCTGCAGGACTTCGGCTGGGAGGCGCCCACCGGGAACCTGCCGGCGGCGTACCTGACCGGCCTGCTGGCCGGCAAGCGTGCGCTGGAGGCGGGGCTCGAGGAGGCCGTCCTCGACATCGGCCTCAACACGGCGACGCCCGGCAACAAGGCGTTCGCGGTGCAGGAGGGCGCCATCGACGCCGGGCTGGAGATCCCGCACAGCGACGACGTGTTCGCGGAGTGGCCCCGCACGCGCGGGGAGCACATCGCGGAGTACGCCGAGATGCGCGACGAGCCGCTGTACAGCGGCGACTTCGACGCGACGGAGCTGCCGGACCACTTCGATACGGTCCGGGAAACCATCATGGAGGACATCAATGAGTAA